The following are from one region of the Salvia hispanica cultivar TCC Black 2014 chromosome 1, UniMelb_Shisp_WGS_1.0, whole genome shotgun sequence genome:
- the LOC125201167 gene encoding spliceosome-associated protein 130 A produces MYLYSLTLQQSTGILCAINGSFSGGKSQEIAVARGKVLELLRPDDNGKLQSLLSVEIFGAIRSLAQFRLTGAQKDYLVVGSDSGRIVILEYNKEKNTLDKVHQETFGKSGCRRIVPGQYLAIDPKGRAVMIGACEKQKLVYVLNRDTAARLTISSPLEAHKSHTIVYSICGVDCGFDNPIFAAIELDYSEADQDPTGQAASEAQKHLTFYELDLGLNHVSRKWSEQVDNGANMLVTVPGGGDGPSGVLVCAENFVIYKNQGHPDVRAVIPRREDLPAERGVLIVSAAMHKQKSMFFFLLQTEYGDIFKVTLDHDNDRVKELKIKYFDTIPVASSLCVMKSGFLFAASEFGNHALYQFQAIGDDPDVEASSATLMETEEGFQPVFFQPRKLKNLVRIDQIESLMPIMDMKVSNLFEEEIPQIFSLCGRGPRSSLRILRPGLAISEMAVSQLPGVPSAVWTVKKNVNDEFDAYIVVSFANATLVLSIGETVEEVSDSGFLDTTPSLAVSLIGDDSLMQVHPGGIRHIREDGRINEWRTPGKRTIVKVGSNRNQVVIALSGGELIYFEVDMTGQLMELAKHEMSGDIACLDIAPVPEGRQRSRFLAVGSYDNTIRILSLDPDDTMDILSLQSVSSPPESLLFLEVQASLGGEDGADHPANLFLNDGLQNGVLYRTVVDMVTGTLSDARSRFLGLRAPKLFSIVVRGRQAMLCLSSRPWLGYIHQGHFLLTPLSYETLEYAASFSSDQCAEGVVAVAGDALRVFTIERLGESFNETAIPLRYTPRKFVVHPKRKLLLMIESDQGAFTAEEREAAKKESFEAAGMGENGNAEQMENGDDEENNNPLTDEQYGYPKAESGRWVSCIRVLDPKTTQTTCLLELQDNEAAFSMCTVNFHDKEYGTLLAVGTAKGLQFWPKRSFEAGYIHIYRFKEDGKVLELLHKTQVEGVPLALAQFQGRLLAGIGPVLRLYDLGKRRLLRKCENKLFPNSITSIQTYRDRIYVGDMQESFHYCKYRRDENQLYIFADDTVPRWLTAAQHVDFDTMAGADKFGNVYFVRLPQDVSDEIEEDPTGGKIKWEQGKLNGAPNKVEEIVQFHVGDVVTCLQKASLIPGGGECLIYGTTMGSLGAFLPFTSRDDVDFFSHLEMHLRQEYPPLCGRDHMAYRSSYFPVKDVIDGDLCEQFPTLPMDMQRKIADELDRTPGEIMKKLEEIRNKII; encoded by the exons ATGTACCTCTACAGTCTAACCCTTCAGCAATCCACCGGAATCCTCTGCGCCATAAATGGAAGCTTTTCCGGCGGAAAATCGCAGGAAATCGCGGTGGCGCGTGGCAAAGTCCTGGAGCTTCTGCGCCCCGACGACAACGGTAAGCTCCAGTCTCTCCTCTCAGTTGAAATTTTCGGTGCTATTCGCTCATTAGCTCAATTTCGCCTCACTGGTGCTCAAAAGGATTACCTAGTGGTTGGCTCCGATTCGGGGCGCATTGTAATACTTGAGTATAATAAAGAGAAGAACACGCTCGATAAAGTTCACCAGGAAACTTTTGGGAAATCGGGATGCCGTAGGATAGTTCCTGGCCAGTACTTGGCCATTGATCCTAAGGGTAGAGCTGTAATGATTGGTGCCTGTGAGAAGCAGAAGcttgtttatgttttgaatAGGGATACTGCAGCTAGGTTGACAATTTCGTCGCCGTTGGAAGCGCACAAGAGCCATACTATAGTTTACTCAATTTGTGGGGTGGATTGTGGGTTCGACAATCCAATCTTTGCGGCTATAGAGTTGGATTACTCTGAGGCGGATCAGGATCCCACTGGTCAGGCTGCTAGCGAGGCGCAGAAGCATTTGACCTTCTATGAGTTGGATTTGGGGCTAAATCACGTGTCGAGGAAATGGTCAGAACAGGTTGATAATGGTGCTAATATGCTTGTAACTGTTCCCGGTGGTGGGGATGGGCCGAGTGGTGTGCTTGTGTGTGCggaaaattttgttatatataagAATCAGGGGCACCCAGATGTTAGGGCAGTTATTCCGAGACGTGAGGACTTGCCTGCAGAGCGTGGTGTCCTGATTGTCTCGGCTGCTATGCATAAGCAGAAATCCATGTTTTTCTTCCTCTTGCAAACTGAATATGGAGATATATTCAAAGTGACACTGGACCATGACAATGATAGAGTTAAAGAGTTGAAGATCAAGTATTTTGATACCATTCCAGTCGCATCTTCCTTGTGTGTCATGAAATCTGGGTTTCTGTTTGCTGCATCAGAGTTTGGAAACCATGCCTTGTATCAGTTTCAGGCGATTGGTGATGATCCTGATGTGGAGGCTTCATCTGCTACACTGATGGAAACCGAGGAAGGTTTCCAGCCGGTGTTCTTCCAGCCTAGAAAGCTGAAGAATCTGGTTCGGATCGATCAAATTGAGAGCTTGATGCCTATTATGGATATGAAAGTCTCCAATCTATTCGAGGAAGAAATCCCTCAAATATTTTCACTTTGTGGGCGTGGACCTCGTTCTTCTCTGCGGATTCTGAGACCAGGTTTGGCTATTAGTGAAATGGCTGTTTCACAATTACCTGGTGTCCCAAGTGCTGTATGGACTGTCAAAAAGAATGTGAATGATGAATTTGATGCCTATATCGTTGTCTCTTTTGCAAATGCCACTCTTGTACTTTCCATTGGTGAGACTGTTGAAGAAGTTAGTGATAGTGGATTTCTTGACACTACGCCTTCTCTTGCTGTTTCTTTGATTGGGGATGACTCCTTGATGCAAGTCCACCCAGGTGGTATCAGGCATATCAGAGAAGATGGGCGTATCAATGAATGGAGGACTCCAGGAAAGAGAACAATCGTTAAGGTTGGGTCTAATAGAAATCAGGTTGTCATTGCTCTGAGTGGAGGGGAGcttatatattttgaagttGATATGACAGGGCAGCTGATGGAGCTTGCAAAACATGAAATGTCGGGAGATATTGCCTGTTTAGATATTGCCCCAGTCCCAGAAGGACGACAGAGATCTCGCTTTCTGGCTGTTGGATCTTATGACAATACAATCCGCATCTTGTCTTTAGACCCCGATGACACAATGGACATTTTGAGTCTCCAAAGTGTTTCATCACCTCCGGagtctctactttttcttgaAGTTCAGGCTTCATTAGGAGGTGAGGATGGAGCAGACCATCCGGCTAACCTCTTTCTCAATGATGGTTTGCAAAATGGAGTTTTATACAGGACAGTTGTGGATATGGTGACTGGCACGCTCTCGGATGCTCGCTCTCGATTCTTAGGTCTCAGAGCACCTAAGCTCTTTTCTATTGTTGTGAGAGGGCGACAAGCTATGCTTTGCTTGTCAAGTAGACCTTGGCTTGGCTACATACACCAAGGTCACTTCCTTCTTACGCCTCTGTCATACGAGACACTTGAATATGCTGCCTCCTTCTCCTCAGACCAGTGTGCAGAAGGTGTTGTAGCTGTTGCTGGGGATGCCTTGAGGGTTTTCACCATAGAGAGATTAGGAGAATCATTTAATGAAACTGCTATACCACTGAGGTATACACCAAGGAAGTTTGTTGTTCATCCCAAGCGAAAGCTTTTGCTTATGATCGAGAGTGATCAGGGAGCATTCACTGCAGAAGAACGTGAAGCTGCAAAAAAGGAATCATTCGAGGCTGCTGGGATGGGAGAGAACGGAAATGCAGAGCAGATGGAGAATGGTGATGACGAAGAGAACAATAATCCACTTACGGACGAACAATATGGTTATCCCAAGGCAGAGTCTGGAAGGTGGGTTTCTTGTATCAGAGTTTTAGACCCGAAGACGACACAGACGACCTGTTTACTTGAGCTTCAGGATAATGAAGCAGCATTTAGTATGTGCACTGTCAATTTTCATGACAAGGAGTATGGAACTCTTTTGGCTGTCGGGACAGCAAAAGGCCTGCAGTTCTGGCCCAAAAGATCCTTTGAGGCTggatatattcatatatataggttCAAGGAAGATGGGAAAGTTCTTGAACTTCTGCATAAAACACAAGTGGAAGGTGTCCCTCTTGCTTTGGCCCAATTTCAAGGAAGATTGCTGGCTGGAATAGGACCTGTGCTTAGATTATATGATTTGGGGAAAAGAAGATTACTAAGGAAGTGTGAGAATAAGTTGTTCCCTAATTCAATTACATCTATCCAGACATACCGTGATCGGATCTATGTTGGTGATATGCAAGAG TCATTCCACTACTGCAAGTATAGACGTGATGAAAACCAGCTGTACATATTCGCTGACGACACAGTTCCCAGATGGCTTACTGCCGCACAACATGTAGATTTTGACACCATGGCCGGGGCAGACAAATTTGGAAATGTTTACTTTGTGCGGTTGCCACAAGATGTCTCAGATGAGATCGAAGAAGATCCAACTGGTGGTAAGATAAAATGGGAGCAGGGGAAGCTGAACGGGGCACCAAACAAAGTGGAGGAAATAGTACAATTCCATGTTGGCGATGTGGTCACTTGCTTGCAGAAGGCATCTTTAATTCCAGGAGGTGGGGAGTGCCTCATTTACGGGACGACAATGGGGAGTTTGGGGGCATTCCTCCCATTTACATCACGTGATGACGTTGATTTCTTCTCTCATTTGGAGATGCACCTGCGACAGGAGTACCCACCTTTGTGTGGCAGGGACCACATGGCCTATCGATCTTCCTACTTCCCGGTGAAG GATGTGATTGATGGAGACTTGTGTGAACAGTTCCCAACTTTGCCTATGGATATGCAACGGAAAATTGCAGACGAGCTCGATAGAACTCCCGGGGAGATCATGAAGAAACTGGAAGAGATAAGAAACAAGATCATTTGA
- the LOC125201168 gene encoding dolichyl-diphosphooligosaccharide--protein glycosyltransferase subunit 1A-like, producing MKRLPSDLALLFVLGFFTLFSFVCSDLVISKLDRQIDLSSQIVRFTTSLKVENNGAEAVSKVLLPYSETQAKNLAFLSVTITEGKGKTKTSSERLPVDVSHPKGMPSSLTWYAVSLPKELGKGGSLTLEVKAAFTHLLTPFPEKITQADAQLVAFQDSAHYLSPYAVKIQSLTVKLPEPKVESYTRLENTKFSGSEIKYGPYENIPPFSLPTILVHFVSNKPFSVAQELVREIEVSHWGNVQVTENYNLVHAGAELKGEFSRLDYQARPHVRGASALSSLVARLPARAHSIYYRDEIGNISTSNVYSDSAKTLLEIEPRYPMFGGWRTAFTIGYGLPLQDFLFKSGGKRFLDITFGCPMNDIVIENLFVKVVLPEGSSDISVVAPFSIKETRETKLSHLDIAGRPVIVLEKTNVVPEHNQNFQVYYRFSSFSLLREPLMLVFGFFLFFVACIAYVHADFTISKSSPSYIAKLQWDEVKTAIQQFQNIMNRVLVIHDKLEASLRDLSRTGDVQACKAARKTADAFLKELTKESKPLLSFLQSSPQALQITPKVDELVIKERELQEKLMLKHSMVVDSYEKKSGGRDIDNRVAAVQQKITLLRQEVDDLLDVIDEI from the exons ATGAAGCGACTCCCTTCCGATCTCGCTCTACTCTTCGTTTTAGGATTTTTTACGCTTTTCTCCTTTGTCTGCTCTGATCTCGTGATTTCCAAATTGGATCGCCAG ATTGATTTATCATCACAGATAGTTCGGTTCACTACATCACTCAAG GTAGAAAATAATGGCGCCGAAGCAGTATCAAAGGTTTTGTTGCCCTACTCTGAAACTCAAGCAAAAAACTTGGCTTTCCTGTCGGTGACAATTACtgaaggaaaaggaaaaactaAAACTTCTTCTGAGAGACTGCCTGTTGATGTTTCGCATCCTAAAGGGATGCCTTCGTCGTTGACATGGTATGCTGTCTCGTTGCCTAAGGAACTGGGTAAAGGTGGAAGCTTGACTTTGGAGGTTAAAGCTGCATTCACTCATCTACTGACGCCATTCCCTGAGAAGATTACTCAGGCTGATGCTCAGCTGGTTGCCTTCCAAGATAGTGCACATTATCTGTCTCCTTATGCAGTCAAGATCCAGTCACTCACCGTAAAATTACCCGAGCCAAAAGTTGAGTCTTATACAAGATTGGAGAATACCAAGTTTTCCGGTTCAGAAATAAAATACGGTCCTTATGAGAATATTCCTCCTTTCTCCCTCCCAACAATTTTAGTTCACTTTGTGAGCAATAAACCATTTTCCGTTGCTCAAGAGTTGGTACGTGAGATAGAGGTTTCCCATTGGGGAAATGTGCAAGTCACAGAAAACTATAATCTCGTTCATGCTGGTGCTGAGCTTAAGGGGGAGTTCTCAAG GCTGGACTATCAAGCACGACCCCATGTTAGAGGGGCATCAGCACTAAGCAGTCTTGTCGCTAGACTACCAGCAAGAGCTCATTCTATTTACTACAGGGATGAGATTGGGAACATATCTACTTCTAATGTATATAGTGATTCAGCAAAG ACACTTCTCGAAATCGAGCCTCGGTACCCAATGTTTGGTGGCTGGAGAACTGCTTTCACAATTGGATATGGATTGCCACTTCAAGATTTCTTGTTCAAATCAGGGGGAAAACGTTTCCTAGACATCACGTTTGGTTGCCCGATGAATGATATTGTCATTGAAAATCTCTTTGTGAAG GTCGTTTTGCCAGAGGGATCAAGCGATATTTCTGTTGTGGCTCCATTTTCTATCAAAGAGACTCGAGAG ACAAAACTTTCACACCTGGACATTGCCGGCAGACCAGTCATTGTATTGGAAAAGACAAACGTTGTCCCAgaacataatcaaaattttcag GTCTACTACAGATTCAGCAGTTTCTCTCTCCTTAGAGAGCCATTAATGCtggtttttgggtttttcctctttttcgTCGCATGTATAGCATATGTGCATGCTGACTTCACAATCTCAAAGTCTTCACCTTCTTATATAGCAAAACTTCAATGGGATGAG GTCAAAACTGCAATCCAGCAGTTCCAAAATATCATGAACCGTGTATTGGTCATTCACGACAAGCTAGAAGCTTCTTTGCGTGACCTTTCAAGGACAGGCGATGTCCAGGCTTGCAAAGCAGCACGCAAAACTGCAGACGCATTTCTTAAGGAGCTAACGAAGGAGTCGAAACCCCTGTTGTCGTTCTTGCAATCTTCTCCGCAAGCGCTTCAAATAACACCCAAG GTGGACGAATTGGTAATCAAGGAGAGGGAATTGCAAGAGAAGTTGATGCTGAAACACTCCATGGTCGTTGATTCCTACGAGAAGAAATCCGGTGGTCGGGACATCGACAACCGCGTGGCTGCTGTTCAGCAGAAAATCACACTCTTGAGACAGGAAGTTGATGATCTTCTTGATGTAATCGATGAGATATAA